From the genome of Pseudomonas migulae:
TTGCCTCCGGTATCGTTGCTCTTTGTCGACGCTTGACCTCAAGCCACGCCGACTTCCACCACGTCGCCGTTCAGGCGTACCGGCCAGACCCGCAGCCGCTGTTGCGGATATTCCAGGCAGCTGCCGTCCTCCAGCCGGAAATGCTGCTTGTAGATCGGTGACGCAACAACGAGATCACCCTTGATGCTGCCCACCAATCCACGCCCGATGACGTTCGCCCCGGATTGCGGATCATGGTTGTCGATGGCATAGAGGCTCCTCCCCTCGGCACCCGGCAGGTAGAACAGCGCCACTTGTGCGCCATCGAGCCAGACGACAACGCCGGAGTCGCGGACCAGATCCTGCTGCGCGCACACGGTTTGCCAGACGCCGGTGTTGACCACAGAATCGATGCGTCGGTTAGTGGACTGGCTCATCAGGCAAGCTCCTCGGTGACTGGGATAAGGTTGAGTTCGGCCGCCATGATCGGGCGCCGCTGACCGCGTTCCTGGACGAAGTGGATGTCCGGGTCCGGGCGTTTATCGTTGACGAAGGTGCGGAAGCGCTTGAGTTTTTCCGGGTCTTTGAGGGCGTTGGCCCATTCGCATTCATAGCGGTCGACCACCAGTTGCATCTGCGATTCGAGTTCGGCGCCGAGCCCGAGGCTGTCGTGGATGATCACGTCCTTGAGGTAGTCGAGGCCGCCCTCCAGGCTTTCTCGCCACACCGAGGTGCGCTGCAGTTTGTCGGCGGTGCGGATGTAGAACATCAGGAAGCGGTCGATGTAGCGGATCAGCGTGGCGTCGTCGAGGTCGGTGGCGAACAGCTCCGCATGACGCGGACGCATGCCGCCGTTACCGGCGATGTAGAGGTTCCAGCCTTTCTCGGTGGCAATCACACCGACGTCTTTGCTTTGGGCTTCCGCGCACTCGCGAGTGCAGCCGGACACCGCGAACTTGAGTTTGTGCGGCGAGCGCAAACCCTTGTAGCGGTCCTCGATCGTCAGGGCCATTTGCACGCTGTCCTGCACGCCATAACGGCACCAGGTGCTGCCGACGCAAGACTTCACGGTGCGGGTCGATTTACCGTAGGCGTGCCCGGTTTCGAAACCGGCTTCAATCAACTCGGCCCAGATGTCCGGCAATTCATGCAGCTGTGCGCCGAACAGATCGATACGCTGGCCGCCGGTGATTTTGGTGTAGAGGTCATATTTCTTCGCCACCACACCGATCGCGATCAGTTTGTCGGCGGTGATTTCGCCACCGGGAATGCGCGGCACCACCGAATAGGTGCCGTTTTTCTGCATGTTGGCCATGAAAGTGTCGTTGGTGTCCTGCAACGGCACCAGCGACGCATCCATGATCGGCTGGTTCCAGCACGAGGCGAGGATCGAGCCCACGGCCGGTTTGCAGACGTCGCAACCGGTGTGGCCACGGCCATGTTTGGCCAGCAGTTCTTCGAAGGTGATCACCCCTTCTACCCGCACCAGCGCATAGAGTTCCTGACGGGTGTAGGCGAAGTGTTCGCAAAGGCTTTTGTCGACGCTGACGCCACGGGCAATCAGTTCATGCTCGAAGACTTGTTTGAGCAGACCGGCGCACCCCCCGCAGCCGGTGCAGGCCTTGGTCTGCGCCTTGAGCAGGCCGAGGTCGGTGCAGCCACCGTCGATGGCCGAGCAGATCGACCCCTTGGTGACGTTGTGGCACGAGCAGACCGTGGCCGACTCGGGCAATGCGCCCGGGCCGAGGGTCGGTGCACCTTCGGAGGACGGCAGAATCAGGCTGGCCGGTTCCGAAGGCAGGGCAATTGCGTTCTGCATGTATTGCAACAACGTGTCGTAATAGCTGTTGTCGCCGACCAGCACCGCGCCGATGACCTGCTTGCCGGAGGCGTCCAGCACCAGGCGCCGATAGCTGGCGGTGGTTTCGTCGATGAACTGATAGCTGCGTGCACCCGGCGTGCTGCCGTGGGCGTCGCCGATGGAGCCGACATCGACGCCAAGCAGCTTGAGCTTGGTCGACATGTCGGCGCCCGTGAAGGGCTCGGCGACCTCGTTGCACAAGCGTGCCGCGACGCTGCGCGCCATCTGGTAGCCCGGCGCGACCAGGCCGAAGAGACTGCCGTTCCACGAAGCGCACTCGCCGATGGCGTAAATGTCCGGATCGCTGCTCAGGCATTCGTCGTCAATCACGACGCCGCCGCGTGGACCGATCTCCAGCGCGCAATGCCGGGCCAGCGCATCTTGTGCGCGGATGCCGGCGGAGAACACGATCAGGTCGGCTTCGAGAAACTCGTCATTGGCGAAATTCATGCGGTAGCGATATTCCTCGCCCACGCTGATCGACTGTGTGGCGCGGGACAGGTGCACACCGACGCCGAGCCTTTCGATCTGCGATTTGAGCGCAAGGCCACCCATCTCGTCCAGCTGCACCGGCATCAGGCGTGGAGCGAATTCCACCACATGCGCCTCCAGGCCCAGGCTTTTCAGCGCATTGGCGGCTTCAAGGCCCAGCAAGCCACCGCCGACCACGACACCACGTCGGGCGTTGGCAGCGGCGGCGCGGATGGCGTCGAGGTCCCCAAGGGTTCGATATACCAGGCGTGAATCGCCCTCCGCGCCCTCAATCGGCGGCACAAACGGATAAGACCCGGTGGCCAGGACCAGTTTGTCGTAAGGGACGCACCCTTGCGCGGTGATCACCTGACGACGGGCGCGGTCGATTTCCAGTACCGGCACGCCCAAATGCAGGGTGACGCCCGGCGTCTGGTACAGCGAGGCTTCGCCGAGGGCCAGGGATTCAGCATCACGGCCAGAAAAGTACTCGGAAAGATGCACGCGGTCGTAGGCGCGCACCGGCTCCTCGCTGAACACGTGCAATCGATACTGTTCAAGCGCGCCCCGCTCGATCAACTGCTGGACACAATGATGGCCGACCATGCCATTGCCGATCACGATCAGCGTTTGCAATTTATTCAACGCGGCAACATTGGAATTCATAGGAAGCACCCGGCTAAAGCGGTTCAAAAAGCAAAAAAAAACGCCTGAAACCTTTCGGTTCCAGGCGTCTTTGCCTGTTCTTTTGCGGTGTTCAACCAGACGTCTATGCCTGACTCACCGATGTTGCCCACGGATCGATCGTCGTTGACCGAGGGGGCTGCCAACTCGACTGCATTCAGGGTGGGCCTGTTCGGTGTGTTGCAGTGTTTGTGCCAGATCGCAAAAGTCGCGCTCAGTGGCGGGCTTTCTGACGTTTCGACATTGAATTCACCGCGACAAAAAGGCGGCTCTTGCCTTCGCATAGTGCAGCGAGAGGCAGCACGGCTTTATAAAAGTGCACAAATGCCGTCACTAGAGATACTTGAGCCAGGCAATGTCTCGACGTCGGGCCTTCAACCCGGAGAACCATTTAACCGGCGGGTAAAGCGCAATGGCGAGCAAAATGGCCGCTATCCAGACGCCCCCTACCGACGTGAAACCAAACCACGCGCCCTGGTTCAATCCGAACAGCGCGACAGCGATGAGATACAAGATCTTCAGCGCATACAGATGCAACAGGTAGAAGAACATCGGTGCCGATCCGAACACCGTCAACGGACGCAGCCACCGGCGCGTCTGTACACGCTCAAACCACAGAAGCAGCAAGCATCCAGCGCTGACAGTCAGTGCAACAAACAGCAGCGACGGTGGATATTTGGTGATGTTGAAAAAACTCATCAGCGTTTGCAGGGCCGTCTCGCCCACGCTCCAGGGTTTTTCGCCATAACCGTTGAACAAGCGCAACGCAATGAATCCCGCCAGCCCGGCGACGCCACCGATCAGCAACAGGCGTTGACGCCCCCTGGCGTCCGCCGCTCGCCCGAACCATGGCCCCATGGCGTAACCCAGGCCGATCACGCCGATCCATGGCAGCACCGGATAGGACGTGCGCAGCCGAAAGCCGTCGGCCAGTTCGATCCAGCCGCGATCATGGAGAATCGCCCAAGGTACGTGCATCGCCGATTCGACGGGAAAGTGCAAAGCGTCCAGCAGGTTGTGCCCGGCGATGATCGCCAGGCTCAGGAGCAGCAACACCGGGCGTGGCAGCCAGACCAGTAACGACAGCGCAATCATGCTCAGGCCGATGGCCCAAATCACCTGCAGGTAGATGACGGTCGGCGGAAACTGGAACGTCCAGGCAACGTTCACGAGAGTGAACTCCAGCACCACCAGAAACAGACCGCGTTTGAACAGAAAACTGCAGACATCGGCCTTGCCGGCGTATTTCTCGCCGTACAGCCAGGCCGACAGACCGGTGAGCAGCACGAAGACCGGCGCGCACAAATGGGCGAGTGTGCGGCTGAAAAACAGCGCGGGTTCGGTCATGGCGATGTCCATGGGATCGGACACCTGTCGATGCAGGAAAAAGGTCTCGCGGACGTGGTCGAGCAGCATGAACAGAATCACCATGCCTCTCAATGCATCGATGGAAAGGAGTCGGCCGACTGCCGTGGCGGAGGAACGAGGAAGCGCAATGGTCATGGAGATTCGCAACACAAGGGGTGAATAAACGTGTCCCGCAGAACAGATGCCGGGCACCTTATATTGTTACCCTATAACATCTCCAGACAATTCTTGATCTGCACACATTTTGTAAAACTCGCCACACAAAACACCCCGAGTCTCTTTTTCGTTTCTGCGCCGCTTTTGCACGACGGTGCGACAGATCGCGCTTCAGGACTCCCCTATTGCGCTCCCGTGGTGGTAGGTTGGAAACGTTTTGTTTCATTAATCAAACACTTCTAACTCACTCCCTGCAAAGGAATGCCCCAGCAATGGACTTCTCATTCAAGCAACTGGCCGTGACCACCCTGATGTTGGCCAGCTTTTCGTCGTTCACCACGGCAGCGCATGCCAACATCACGCCACAACAAAGCGCGACCATCCTCAAGACGTTCAGTGAGGCCTCGGCCACCGATTTCAGGCAGTTCCTGACGAGCCTGGCCAAGACCGACCTGGCGAAAACCGATGACCTCGGCGCGGCCATCAGCGCCTTCCTCGACAACAAAACCCTTACCGCCGACCAGCAGAACGAAATCCATCGCCTGCTGGGCCTCTATGCGCGGGTGAAATACGGCAGCGCTGCCACCGAGACGCTGCGTGAGCTTGTGGCCATCCCGACCTTCAACGTGGACGGCGTTGCCCAGCACGAC
Proteins encoded in this window:
- the nirD gene encoding nitrite reductase small subunit NirD; protein product: MSQSTNRRIDSVVNTGVWQTVCAQQDLVRDSGVVVWLDGAQVALFYLPGAEGRSLYAIDNHDPQSGANVIGRGLVGSIKGDLVVASPIYKQHFRLEDGSCLEYPQQRLRVWPVRLNGDVVEVGVA
- the nirB gene encoding nitrite reductase large subunit NirB, which translates into the protein MNSNVAALNKLQTLIVIGNGMVGHHCVQQLIERGALEQYRLHVFSEEPVRAYDRVHLSEYFSGRDAESLALGEASLYQTPGVTLHLGVPVLEIDRARRQVITAQGCVPYDKLVLATGSYPFVPPIEGAEGDSRLVYRTLGDLDAIRAAAANARRGVVVGGGLLGLEAANALKSLGLEAHVVEFAPRLMPVQLDEMGGLALKSQIERLGVGVHLSRATQSISVGEEYRYRMNFANDEFLEADLIVFSAGIRAQDALARHCALEIGPRGGVVIDDECLSSDPDIYAIGECASWNGSLFGLVAPGYQMARSVAARLCNEVAEPFTGADMSTKLKLLGVDVGSIGDAHGSTPGARSYQFIDETTASYRRLVLDASGKQVIGAVLVGDNSYYDTLLQYMQNAIALPSEPASLILPSSEGAPTLGPGALPESATVCSCHNVTKGSICSAIDGGCTDLGLLKAQTKACTGCGGCAGLLKQVFEHELIARGVSVDKSLCEHFAYTRQELYALVRVEGVITFEELLAKHGRGHTGCDVCKPAVGSILASCWNQPIMDASLVPLQDTNDTFMANMQKNGTYSVVPRIPGGEITADKLIAIGVVAKKYDLYTKITGGQRIDLFGAQLHELPDIWAELIEAGFETGHAYGKSTRTVKSCVGSTWCRYGVQDSVQMALTIEDRYKGLRSPHKLKFAVSGCTRECAEAQSKDVGVIATEKGWNLYIAGNGGMRPRHAELFATDLDDATLIRYIDRFLMFYIRTADKLQRTSVWRESLEGGLDYLKDVIIHDSLGLGAELESQMQLVVDRYECEWANALKDPEKLKRFRTFVNDKRPDPDIHFVQERGQRRPIMAAELNLIPVTEELA
- a CDS encoding DUF1624 domain-containing protein; translation: MTIALPRSSATAVGRLLSIDALRGMVILFMLLDHVRETFFLHRQVSDPMDIAMTEPALFFSRTLAHLCAPVFVLLTGLSAWLYGEKYAGKADVCSFLFKRGLFLVVLEFTLVNVAWTFQFPPTVIYLQVIWAIGLSMIALSLLVWLPRPVLLLLSLAIIAGHNLLDALHFPVESAMHVPWAILHDRGWIELADGFRLRTSYPVLPWIGVIGLGYAMGPWFGRAADARGRQRLLLIGGVAGLAGFIALRLFNGYGEKPWSVGETALQTLMSFFNITKYPPSLLFVALTVSAGCLLLLWFERVQTRRWLRPLTVFGSAPMFFYLLHLYALKILYLIAVALFGLNQGAWFGFTSVGGVWIAAILLAIALYPPVKWFSGLKARRRDIAWLKYL